The following are encoded in a window of Cucurbita pepo subsp. pepo cultivar mu-cu-16 chromosome LG12, ASM280686v2, whole genome shotgun sequence genomic DNA:
- the LOC111807573 gene encoding heavy metal-associated isoprenylated plant protein 39-like isoform X2, with translation MKKFILKLDLHDDKAKQKALKTVSSLSGIDSIAMDMKERKLTVIGTVDPVNVVSKLRKYWPTDIISVGPAVEPKKEEPKKEEPKKEEPKKEEEGKKEEPKKEGEAKKDDAKKDEPKKEDDKKDEPKKDGEKKEDEKKKEPPQVAVPAPMPIPMPMPMHMPMHMPMAMPMYMQQPDPVMDMVKAHRPYNPHLTSHYHVHSMEENPNACVIC, from the exons ATGAag AAGTTCATATTGAAGCTTGATTTACACGATGACAAGGCCAAACAAAAGGCTTTGAAGACCGTATCATCACTTTCAG GGATTGATTCAATTGCGATGGACATGAAAGAGAGGAAGCTGACAGTAATTGGGACAGTGGATCCAGTGAATGTAGTAAGCAAGCTGAGGAAGTATTGGCCAACAGACATAATCTCAGTAGGGCCAGCAGTGGAGCcaaagaaggaggagccaaagaaggaggagcccaAAAAGGAGGaaccaaagaaagaagaagagggcaagaaggaggagccaaagaaagaaggagaggCTAAAAAAGACGACGCGAAGAAAGACGAGCCGAAGAAGGAGGACGACAAGAAAGACGAGCCGAAGAAAGACGGTGAAAAGAAGGAGGacgagaagaagaaagagccACCGCAGGTCGCTGTGCCAGCACCGATGCCGATACCGATGCCAATGCCAATGCATATGCCGATGCATATGCCGATGGCGATGCCTATGTATATGCAGCAACCTGACCCAGTAATGGACATGGTCAAGGCTCATAGACCATATAACCCTCACTTGACCAGTCATTACCATGTCCATAGCATGGAAGAGAACCCAAATGCTTGTGTTATTTGTTGA
- the LOC111807573 gene encoding heavy metal-associated isoprenylated plant protein 39-like isoform X1 has protein sequence MKKFILKLDLHDDKAKQKALKTVSSLSAGIDSIAMDMKERKLTVIGTVDPVNVVSKLRKYWPTDIISVGPAVEPKKEEPKKEEPKKEEPKKEEEGKKEEPKKEGEAKKDDAKKDEPKKEDDKKDEPKKDGEKKEDEKKKEPPQVAVPAPMPIPMPMPMHMPMHMPMAMPMYMQQPDPVMDMVKAHRPYNPHLTSHYHVHSMEENPNACVIC, from the exons ATGAag AAGTTCATATTGAAGCTTGATTTACACGATGACAAGGCCAAACAAAAGGCTTTGAAGACCGTATCATCACTTTCAG CAGGGATTGATTCAATTGCGATGGACATGAAAGAGAGGAAGCTGACAGTAATTGGGACAGTGGATCCAGTGAATGTAGTAAGCAAGCTGAGGAAGTATTGGCCAACAGACATAATCTCAGTAGGGCCAGCAGTGGAGCcaaagaaggaggagccaaagaaggaggagcccaAAAAGGAGGaaccaaagaaagaagaagagggcaagaaggaggagccaaagaaagaaggagaggCTAAAAAAGACGACGCGAAGAAAGACGAGCCGAAGAAGGAGGACGACAAGAAAGACGAGCCGAAGAAAGACGGTGAAAAGAAGGAGGacgagaagaagaaagagccACCGCAGGTCGCTGTGCCAGCACCGATGCCGATACCGATGCCAATGCCAATGCATATGCCGATGCATATGCCGATGGCGATGCCTATGTATATGCAGCAACCTGACCCAGTAATGGACATGGTCAAGGCTCATAGACCATATAACCCTCACTTGACCAGTCATTACCATGTCCATAGCATGGAAGAGAACCCAAATGCTTGTGTTATTTGTTGA